The Hypnocyclicus thermotrophus genome includes a window with the following:
- a CDS encoding isoprenyl transferase: MNKKVPKHIAIIMDGNGRWAKSKGQPRIFGHKAGMKVIKNILIEAKELGIKYLTLYAFSTENWKRPEDEVKGLMFLLKEYLKKERKDLNKNNVKLKFLGRRDNVSKDVLKLMDETVEFLDKNDGITLNIAFNYGGRQEIIDAVNKLLLEKKEKITEEDIQKKLYGGPELPDPELVIRTSGEFRISNFLLWEIAYSEFYITNTLWPDFSIKEFRIAILDYMKRERRFGGLSNDK, encoded by the coding sequence ATGAATAAAAAAGTACCAAAACATATAGCTATAATAATGGATGGGAATGGAAGATGGGCAAAATCTAAAGGACAACCAAGGATTTTTGGACATAAGGCAGGTATGAAAGTAATAAAAAATATATTAATTGAAGCAAAAGAATTAGGAATAAAATATCTTACTTTATATGCATTTTCAACTGAAAATTGGAAAAGACCTGAAGATGAAGTAAAAGGACTTATGTTTTTATTAAAAGAATATTTAAAAAAAGAAAGAAAAGATTTAAATAAAAATAATGTAAAATTAAAATTTTTAGGTAGAAGAGATAATGTATCTAAAGATGTATTAAAATTAATGGATGAGACAGTGGAATTTTTAGATAAAAATGATGGTATAACACTTAATATTGCATTTAATTATGGTGGAAGACAAGAAATAATAGATGCTGTAAATAAATTATTATTAGAAAAAAAAGAAAAGATAACAGAAGAGGACATCCAAAAAAAACTTTATGGTGGTCCTGAACTTCCTGATCCAGAATTAGTTATAAGAACAAGTGGTGAATTTAGAATAAGTAATTTTTTATTATGGGAGATAGCATATTCTGAGTTTTATATAACTAATACACTATGGCCTGATTTTAGTATAAAAGAATTTAGAATAGCTATTTTAGATTATATGAAAAGAGAACGAAGATTTGGAGGATTATCTAATGATAAATAG
- the rplQ gene encoding 50S ribosomal protein L17, whose protein sequence is MRHNMSYRKLGRRADHRKAMMMNLTISLLREERIETTVTRAKELRKFAERMITLGKKGDLAARRRAFAFLRDDAVVAKLFSDIAPKYAERNGGYTRILKTGVRRGDSAELAIIELVK, encoded by the coding sequence ATGCGTCATAATATGTCATATAGAAAATTAGGTAGAAGAGCTGATCATAGAAAAGCTATGATGATGAATCTAACTATTTCTTTACTTAGAGAAGAGAGAATAGAAACTACTGTAACAAGAGCAAAAGAATTGAGAAAATTTGCTGAAAGAATGATTACTTTAGGAAAAAAAGGAGATTTAGCAGCAAGAAGAAGAGCATTTGCATTTTTAAGAGATGATGCTGTAGTTGCTAAATTATTTTCTGATATAGCTCCAAAATATGCTGAAAGAAACGGAGGTTACACTAGAATATTAAAAACTGGTGTAAGAAGAGGAGATTCAGCGGAATTAGCTATAATAGAATTAGTAAAATAA
- a CDS encoding phosphatidate cytidylyltransferase, with the protein MINRIIIAIVLVILTLLIYYLGGIPLLIFTNLVIIFGMSEFYKMLSYGNKKYNKYLGYFFGLIIPNGYYLQKMGYINFKHGTALFVVGIIILLTYRVLRNQIQNTSEYFMNTLLPVIYVSFMFSHILAISFLVEGKLWLITIQTLVWISDTFAYIVGMNIGRKFFKKGLSVISPKKSIEGSIGSIIFTIITMFLINIVFFDGIKIIHLIIIPVIVSFFGQIGDLVESIFKREYEIKDSGHILGEHGGILDRYDSLIFVLPLMYYYIKFFIV; encoded by the coding sequence ATGATAAATAGGATAATAATAGCTATTGTATTAGTTATTTTGACATTGCTCATATATTATTTAGGGGGAATTCCATTACTTATTTTTACTAATTTAGTTATAATTTTTGGAATGTCTGAGTTTTATAAAATGCTATCTTATGGAAATAAAAAATATAATAAATATTTAGGATATTTTTTTGGTTTAATAATACCAAATGGATATTATTTACAAAAAATGGGATATATAAATTTTAAACATGGAACTGCCTTATTTGTTGTGGGAATAATTATATTATTAACTTATAGAGTTTTGAGAAATCAAATACAAAATACAAGTGAATATTTTATGAATACATTATTACCAGTAATATATGTATCATTTATGTTTTCACATATATTAGCGATAAGCTTCTTAGTAGAAGGGAAATTATGGTTAATAACAATACAAACCTTAGTATGGATATCAGATACTTTTGCATATATTGTAGGTATGAATATTGGAAGAAAATTTTTTAAAAAGGGATTAAGTGTAATAAGTCCTAAAAAGTCTATTGAAGGTTCTATAGGTTCTATTATTTTTACGATTATTACAATGTTTTTAATAAATATAGTATTTTTTGATGGTATAAAAATAATACATTTAATTATAATACCAGTAATAGTTTCATTTTTTGGTCAAATTGGAGATTTAGTAGAATCAATTTTTAAAAGAGAATATGAAATAAAAGATTCGGGACATATATTAGGAGAACATGGAGGTATCTTAGATAGGTATGATAGCTTAATATTTGTATTACCACTTATGTATTATTATATAAAATTTTTTATAGTATAA
- a CDS encoding DNA-directed RNA polymerase subunit alpha has product MLKIEKIANNINVTEIVENKFITKYVVEPLYRGYGNTVGNALRRVLLSSIPGSAVKAVRIDGVLNEFSAVDGIKEAVTDIILNIKELVIKTDTPGEKRMVLNVKGPKVVTGADILPDPEIEIINPDQVIATITTDRELNIEFLVDTGEGFVVAEDIDRTGWPIDYIAVDAIYTPIRKVSYKIEDTMVGRMTDFDKLTLTVETDGSVDTKDAISYAVELLEMHFNSLLDIGNKMEHLREPIDIEEDVVEEEIDERINMKIDELDLTVRSYNCLKKAGIESVGELSNLGLNELLKIKNLGRKSLDEIIEKMKELGYDLTANSAD; this is encoded by the coding sequence ATGTTAAAAATAGAAAAAATAGCAAATAATATTAATGTTACAGAAATAGTTGAAAATAAATTTATAACAAAATATGTTGTAGAACCATTATATAGAGGATATGGAAACACAGTAGGTAATGCACTTAGAAGAGTGTTATTATCATCTATTCCTGGTTCTGCAGTAAAAGCTGTTAGAATTGATGGAGTATTAAATGAGTTTTCAGCTGTTGATGGAATTAAAGAAGCTGTAACAGATATTATTTTAAATATAAAAGAGTTAGTAATAAAAACTGACACTCCAGGTGAAAAAAGAATGGTTCTTAATGTAAAAGGACCAAAAGTAGTAACTGGAGCGGATATTTTGCCTGATCCTGAAATCGAAATAATTAATCCTGATCAAGTGATAGCTACTATTACTACTGATAGAGAATTAAACATAGAATTTTTAGTTGATACTGGAGAAGGCTTTGTAGTAGCAGAGGATATTGATAGAACAGGATGGCCTATAGATTATATAGCAGTTGATGCTATTTATACTCCTATTAGAAAAGTAAGTTATAAAATTGAAGATACAATGGTTGGTAGAATGACTGACTTTGATAAATTAACACTTACTGTTGAAACTGATGGAAGTGTAGATACAAAAGATGCTATATCTTATGCTGTAGAGCTTTTAGAGATGCATTTTAATTCTTTACTTGATATTGGAAATAAAATGGAGCATTTAAGAGAGCCTATAGATATAGAAGAAGATGTAGTAGAAGAAGAAATAGATGAAAGAATAAATATGAAAATAGATGAGTTAGATTTAACTGTTAGATCATATAACTGTTTAAAAAAAGCAGGAATTGAATCAGTTGGAGAATTATCTAACTTAGGATTAAATGAATTATTAAAAATAAAAAATCTTGGAAGAAAATCTTTAGATGAAATAATCGAAAAAATGAAAGAATTAGGTTATGATCTAACTGCTAATTCTGCAGATTAG